The following DNA comes from Pseudomonas sp. Tri1.
TGGCGAGGGTCATGCAACATTGCGCCAACCTCAAGATCGAGTTGCTGGACGGCAACGTGGCGCTGAAAAAGATCGGGTTCGTGAAAGATGCAAAGGGACGGCGACGCCTGGCGCGTATCTATAATTTCGAATTTACCGTCACGGGTGAGACCCGCCATTCGGGCACCATTACCCAATTCGGCGCCCACAGTGCGCAAATCGAGCTGGCGCCTTACCCGATGCCATTCGAAGAGGCACCCCAGGCGCCTATTGAAGCGGTCCAGCCCAGGCCTCGGGCTGAAGTGATCGAGTTGAGTCAGTGGCGCCAGGAACACAACAAGTGGAAGCCTTGAAACAGCGCTGACTCACTCAGACCGACAACTCACCAGACCGGCTTGCAGAACATCGACATCCTGCGGCTCAGCGAAAATCAGCTCGATCCGTGAGTCTTGTCGCCATTCACTGGGTAGCCACTGCGCAGCGGCGCCGTCCAAGGCATTGGCCGACACCCAGCCATCGGTGCTGTGGACAACCATCTTCGCCCGTTTCCAGTCTTGGTCTTGCAGCCATCGAGTCAACGCC
Coding sequences within:
- a CDS encoding DUF3301 domain-containing protein; this translates as MLTLGNIFVLMLLATGGAWLWHNHGLRERALARVMQHCANLKIELLDGNVALKKIGFVKDAKGRRRLARIYNFEFTVTGETRHSGTITQFGAHSAQIELAPYPMPFEEAPQAPIEAVQPRPRAEVIELSQWRQEHNKWKP